In one Alphaproteobacteria bacterium SS10 genomic region, the following are encoded:
- a CDS encoding DUF4347 domain-containing protein, with amino-acid sequence MANGYQAKRHLVLVDDRVKDFEQLAQNFTVDESTRTEIFHVDFRDPAQPWLKSVFATAKAEDLISVFAHGEELGFRLGEDLVTAEWLAEQDLPESQATLHLYACKIGRRAGLLDGLADLGLTIAASEHPLGSVEQRPDVFDVFRTHDDPSLLPVAPAISAKALASYPHTLSTIVGDTNFDNTDPLNPVLLPDDVLVGGPLDDLIQGLTGNDDLTGNGGNDTLDGGIGVDRMDGGPGNDSFFVDAQGDIVIGGDGSDTINTFVQLNSLVDDVENLVLGASNIISGTGNSLDNIIVGNSSDNVIDGQAGADTIYGGGGNDLILVDNLLDVAFGDGGSADTVQSAVSYTIDLSVETLVLDDNINAISGTGHDLANIIIGNTFGNVISGLGGVDQLYGGAGGDIITGGADGDIIYGDDDNDSIDGGTEADSMFGGNGNDTLVVDNVGDIVSGGAGDGDRVQSSIDFSLNFDPTGSVGEDVEELELIGIAVTGTGNEADNLIIGGVANNQLFGLDGADTLNGGAGIDTLFGGNDDDVYIIDGALGLDVVTEAEAGGLSDTEIFSNIASVTISANVENGIMGTGVGILFGNQGNNIILTNGIANIVYGGEGADTIGIDPIDGGVSNAGNDSLYGGDGDDSILGLEGADIVLGEDGADTLDLGTDNDVGYGNDGNDVVLGGFDDDLIFGGQGDDTLYGNTEADTLYGGAGNDVGFGGDGADILVGADGDDSLDGNDSNDLIMADDGNDIANGGDGDDTIYGGVGSDNITGGDDNDLIFSEDASDFVGGGNGSDTITTGAGDDTVDAGDNDDIIYGNTGADSFSGGNGNDVLYGGQNADTLDGGTQDDLLIAGDGDDVAIGGIGADTIFGSVGADAMDGGDGDDILYGNTGNDSGDLGSGEDIVFGGRENDLFAGGFGNDILYGNKDNDTLSGGGDNDTLLGGAGADSLEGDVGNDILYGNKGDDIVNGGDQFDRLFGGQDNDILDGGALDDALYGNFQEDRLYGGAGEDSLFGGQDNDLLFGGDGDDRINGNLGNDVLFGDAGADLFIFGSNRGFDVIFDFNADEGDRLSFGAQSPSSIIATAVQIELDFSAITGTPLTGDNVVPVETLFDNNFLADLQALGLQETNTATFVSAPGTVVVLIGVAQSELLTTSFA; translated from the coding sequence ATGGCAAACGGCTATCAAGCGAAACGGCACCTAGTCCTAGTGGACGACCGGGTAAAAGACTTCGAGCAGCTCGCCCAGAATTTTACGGTTGATGAGAGCACCCGGACCGAAATTTTCCATGTCGATTTTCGGGACCCAGCACAGCCCTGGCTGAAGAGCGTTTTCGCCACGGCCAAAGCCGAAGACCTCATCAGTGTTTTTGCCCATGGCGAGGAACTTGGTTTCCGACTTGGCGAAGATTTGGTCACGGCGGAGTGGCTGGCAGAGCAAGATCTCCCAGAGAGCCAAGCCACGCTGCACCTTTACGCGTGTAAAATAGGTCGTCGCGCAGGGTTGCTTGATGGTTTGGCCGATCTTGGTCTGACGATTGCCGCGTCTGAGCATCCGCTAGGCAGTGTTGAGCAACGCCCTGACGTCTTTGATGTGTTCCGCACACATGATGATCCGTCGCTTTTGCCAGTAGCGCCAGCGATTTCAGCCAAAGCATTGGCATCATACCCGCACACGCTCAGCACAATTGTCGGTGACACGAACTTTGATAACACGGATCCGCTTAACCCAGTTTTGCTGCCTGATGACGTTCTGGTTGGTGGCCCGCTTGATGACCTTATCCAAGGTCTGACTGGTAACGATGATCTAACTGGCAACGGCGGTAACGATACCCTTGATGGGGGTATCGGTGTGGATCGTATGGACGGCGGTCCTGGCAATGACTCTTTCTTCGTTGATGCACAGGGCGATATCGTAATTGGCGGTGATGGTTCCGATACCATCAATACTTTTGTTCAGCTGAACAGCCTTGTTGATGACGTCGAGAACCTCGTTCTGGGTGCCAGTAATATTATTTCTGGTACCGGTAATAGTCTCGACAACATCATTGTCGGCAACTCATCTGATAATGTTATCGATGGTCAGGCTGGCGCCGACACGATCTACGGTGGTGGCGGTAATGACCTTATCTTGGTCGATAATCTGCTCGACGTTGCTTTTGGTGATGGTGGTTCTGCGGATACAGTTCAGTCAGCGGTCAGTTATACCATTGATCTGTCGGTAGAGACGCTTGTTCTTGATGACAATATCAATGCCATTAGTGGTACCGGACACGATCTCGCTAACATTATTATCGGTAATACTTTTGGTAATGTTATCAGCGGTCTAGGTGGTGTTGATCAGCTGTATGGTGGTGCTGGCGGTGACATAATTACCGGCGGTGCAGATGGTGACATCATCTATGGTGATGATGACAATGATAGCATCGATGGCGGTACCGAAGCGGACAGTATGTTCGGCGGCAATGGTAATGATACCCTGGTCGTGGACAACGTTGGCGATATCGTTAGTGGCGGTGCCGGTGACGGTGACCGTGTGCAGTCTTCAATCGACTTTAGCCTCAATTTTGATCCTACCGGTAGTGTGGGAGAGGATGTTGAAGAGCTGGAGCTGATAGGTATAGCCGTTACCGGTACCGGTAATGAAGCTGACAATTTGATCATCGGTGGTGTGGCAAATAACCAGCTGTTTGGCCTTGATGGCGCTGACACTTTGAATGGTGGGGCTGGGATCGACACCCTGTTCGGTGGCAACGATGATGATGTCTACATCATCGATGGGGCCTTAGGCCTTGATGTGGTCACCGAAGCGGAGGCAGGTGGCCTTTCCGATACTGAGATTTTCTCGAACATTGCGAGCGTAACCATCTCTGCCAATGTTGAGAACGGTATCATGGGCACTGGTGTTGGCATTCTATTCGGGAACCAGGGCAACAACATTATCCTTACCAACGGTATCGCTAACATCGTCTATGGCGGTGAAGGGGCCGACACTATTGGTATCGACCCGATCGATGGTGGCGTCTCGAATGCCGGCAACGATTCCCTTTATGGCGGCGATGGTGATGACTCCATTCTTGGTCTTGAGGGGGCTGATATTGTCCTTGGCGAGGATGGTGCCGATACGCTCGACCTCGGTACTGACAATGACGTCGGGTATGGCAATGATGGTAATGACGTTGTCCTAGGCGGATTTGATGATGACCTGATCTTCGGCGGACAGGGTGACGATACCCTCTACGGTAATACGGAAGCCGACACCCTCTACGGTGGTGCTGGTAACGATGTTGGCTTTGGTGGTGACGGTGCCGATATCTTGGTTGGGGCCGATGGTGATGACTCGCTAGACGGCAATGACTCCAACGACTTGATCATGGCTGATGATGGTAATGATATTGCCAATGGCGGTGATGGCGATGACACCATCTATGGTGGTGTCGGTAGCGATAACATCACTGGCGGCGATGATAATGATCTGATCTTTAGCGAAGACGCGTCTGATTTTGTTGGTGGCGGCAACGGTAGCGATACGATCACGACAGGCGCGGGTGACGACACAGTCGACGCGGGTGATAATGACGACATCATCTACGGCAACACAGGCGCAGACTCATTCTCTGGTGGCAACGGCAATGACGTCCTTTATGGCGGCCAGAATGCCGATACGCTTGATGGTGGCACTCAGGACGACCTGCTTATCGCAGGTGACGGTGATGATGTGGCCATTGGTGGCATTGGTGCCGACACGATCTTCGGGTCCGTCGGTGCGGATGCCATGGATGGTGGTGATGGTGATGACATCCTCTACGGCAACACCGGTAATGACAGCGGTGATCTTGGCTCGGGCGAGGATATTGTCTTTGGTGGTCGTGAGAATGACCTGTTTGCTGGTGGTTTCGGTAACGACATCCTTTACGGCAACAAAGACAATGACACCCTGTCTGGTGGTGGCGACAACGACACCCTCTTAGGTGGCGCCGGTGCTGACAGCCTTGAAGGCGATGTCGGAAACGACATCCTCTACGGCAATAAGGGCGATGACATCGTCAATGGTGGCGATCAATTTGACCGGCTGTTTGGTGGCCAGGATAACGATATTCTAGATGGCGGCGCCTTGGACGATGCGCTTTACGGTAACTTCCAGGAAGATCGCCTCTATGGCGGCGCTGGGGAAGACAGCCTGTTCGGCGGCCAGGATAATGACCTCCTCTTCGGTGGTGATGGCGATGACCGAATAAACGGTAACCTCGGCAACGATGTTCTCTTCGGTGATGCTGGGGCCGACCTCTTCATCTTTGGCAGCAACCGGGGCTTTGATGTCATCTTTGACTTCAATGCCGATGAAGGTGATCGGTTGTCATTCGGTGCGCAGTCGCCAAGTTCGATTATCGCCACAGCGGTACAGATTGAACTCGACTTCTCGGCGATCACAGGGACGCCACTTACCGGCGACAACGTGGTGCCGGTTGAGACTTTGTTCGATAACAACTTCCTGGCGGATCTTCAGGCGCTTGGCCTTCAGGAAACAAATACCGCGACCTTTGTGTCGGCGCCGGGCACGGTTGTTGTCCTGATCGGTGTCGCACAGTCAGAGCTGTTAACAACCAGCTTTGCCTAG